A stretch of DNA from Rheinheimera sp. MMS21-TC3:
CTATGTTGGTGTGGGAGAATTGGTGGCAAGACCGGCTAGAAAAAGTATGGCGCTTAACACCAGATCAAAACGCTAGTTTATTGTGGGAGCGTTCATCAGAAGATCGCTACAATGCACCCGGCTCACCTTTAACCACTACTGCAGCAAATGGTCAGCGTTTACTTAAATTAGAACAAGGACAAATATATTTAACTGGCGTAGGCGCATCGCCTGAAGGTAACCGTCCTTTTATTGATAAAATGACTTTAGCTACTGGTACTACTGAACGCTTATGGCGCTCTGAAGCACCATTTTACGAATATGCTTATAGCCTGTTACCTAGTGGTAAATTGCTAACACAACGTGAGTCTACAGATTTACCACCAGACTTTTATTTACGAGATTTACAATCAGGTGAATTAACTGCTTTAACGCAAACGCCACACCCTATGCCACAAACTAAAGGCATAACCCGCGAGCTAATTAATTATAAGCGTGCTGATGGCATTCCTATGTCGGCAACCTTATTGTTACCTGCTGGATATCAACCTGAACGTGATGGCCCTTTACCAACAATGATTTGGGCTTATCCGCGTGAATTTAGAAGTGCGGCTGCAGCGGGGCAAGTAAGTGATTCACCTTACCGCTTTAACCGTATTAGCTATTGGACACCGCAATTTTTAGCCACTCAAGGTTATGCCGTGTTAGATAGCGCTACTATGCCAATAGTAGGTGAGGGTGATAAAGAGCCAAACGATAGCTTTATTCAGCAGTTAGTGATGAATGCTGAAGCCGCTATTGCCGCAGGTGTTAGCCGTAAAGTAACCGATCCGAATAGGGTTGCGGTAGGCGGCCATTCTTACGGTGCCTTTATGACTGCGCATTTGCTAGCGCAAACTAAGTTATTTAAAGCCGGTATTGCCAGAAGTGGCGCTTATAACCGTAGCTTAACGCCGTTTGGTTTTCAAAGTGAGCAGCGCACCTTATGGGACGATACAAATTTATATACTCAGCTGTCACCGTTTTTTCACGCGGAAAAAATTAAAACACCGTTACTGTTAATTCATGGTACTGACGACAATAACTCTGGTACTTTCCCAATGCAGAGTGAGCGTTTATATCAAGCGGTTAAAGGCTTAGGCGGTACTACACGATTAGTTATGTTACCGCTAGAGTCGCACGGTTATCGTGCCCGCGAGTCGGTATTACACATGTTGTGGGAAACCGTTAATTGGTTAGATGAGTTTGTTAAAAATGCTGAGCCAGTTAAGGAATAACAGCAGCAAATTATAACTTACTTATTAATGCTTCATGTTTGGTTAAAACATGAAGCACTTTTTTATCTAAACTGTTATTTTAAGCTGCAAGCTTCTTTATCTCGCCACAACAACCATAACCTTGTATCAAATTCTAGCTGGTGATACGCCGGCTCCATATGCTGACAAAGCTGATAAAAGGCTTTGTTGTGCTCTTTTTCTTTAAAGTGGGCTAGTTCATGCACCACTATCATACGTAAAAACTCAGTGGGTGCTTGTTTAAATAAGGCGGCTACCCTAATGCTATTATGAGCCTTTAGCTTATTGCCATGCATTCTAGATTGATAAGTGTGCATACCGAGGGCGTGCTGGATTACCTTAAGTTTACTGTCGTATTTAACTTGGCTAAGCGGTGGGCTATTACGTAAATATTGTTGTTTTAAATCATTAATATAAGCATAGAGTGCTTTGTCACTTTGTATTTGATGTTGCTGAGAATACTTTTCAGTTAAATAGGTCGTCAGTTTACCACTGGTATAAAGCGCTTGGGCTTGTTGTTGAATATGCTCTGGGTAGCCAGCTAAATAGTTTACCGTTGACACTTATCTTTCCATTTGGGTGAAACCGTGAGCCTAAGATTATAAAGGATGCAAAATTAAAGGCTAATTTATATAGGCTGAATATTAAAAACACCTCTTATAGCAGCACGGTAATCACTTACTTACAAGTGAATATATGTTTTTTTTGCTACTGGTGTTAATTATTATGTTAATAATAAAGCACTAATTGTCTCTAAGGTGTTGCATAAAATATATACCAATCATGCTCTTAAATTATAAAAGCACTTGTTGCTCATTTAAGGTTAATGTATACTCACATTTACTCACATTTACTCACATTTACTCACATTTACTCACATTTACTCACATTTACTCACATTTACTCACATTTACTCACATTTACTCACATTTACTCACATTTACTCACATTTACTCACATTTATTTACGCATGTAAGCGCGTGGTAACACAATGGAAGTTAGAGGTTGTCGTGTCAGAGCAAGGACTGTTTCGTGCTAATGCGGTAAAGCAGCAAGGCGCTAAATTAGATGGCGATGTTATTGTTGCTCAGCCGCTGAGTAGTAGTGTGTTAACAATTATTTTAGTGGTTGTTGTTATTATCATTGTTATCTTTTTAAGCGTAACGTCGTTCAATCGTAAAGAAACGGTGACGGGTTATTTAAAACCTGATATGGGCTTAGCCAAGGTTGTATCGACTCGCGCGGGTGTTATTCAACAACTTTATGTTGATGATGGTCAACAAGTACAAGCGGGTGATCGCTTAGCGCTTATTGCTATACCCGAGCATTTAGCTGCCGGTGAAAGCCTTACCAATACGTTATTTCAAGGGCTTTTGCAGCAAACCGAATTAATAAGCCTGCGTAAACAACAATTACAGAGTCAGTTTATGCAGCAACAAGCTGAATTTAGTGCCCGCCTAACATTAAGCAAAAACTTATTGCGTGATATTACTGCCCAACATGCGCTGCTACAACAACGACTACAATTAAATCAGCAGCGTTATCAAAATTATCAAGCCCTTAATAACAGCGGTGCTATTTCCACTATGGAATTGCAGCAACAGCATGAATTGGTGCTCAATATCCAACAGCAGTTAGCTGAATTAAATGCTAACGAACAAAGCCAAAAAGCTCAAATAGAGCAATTAAGTGGCCAATTACAACGCTTACCTAGTGAGCAGCAGCAACAACTAGCCATGCTCGATACCGACATTTCACGACTGAAACAACAGCAAACAGAATTACATGCCCGGGGTGAGTTACTTATTACTGCGCCTATTGCTGGCCGAGTGACTAATTTAGTCGCTGAAATTGGTAATAATGTGCAAATTGGTTTGCCCCTATTAACTATTATGCCGGATAACGCAGAATTACAAGCCGTGTTGCTGGTGCCAACTCGGGCTTATGGTTTTGTCAAGGTTGGCCAGCATACACGCTTACGCTTTGATGCGTTTCCGTATCAGCGTTTTGGTTTGTATCAAGGGCAAGTAATAAAAACGGCGCAGGCTATCATGATGCCAAATGAAGTTGATATGCCTGTCGCCGTACAGGAGCCAGTATACCGAGTAGAGGTAGCACTGGATTCGCAACAAATCCGCGCTTATGGCAACACAGTCCCGCTGCAATCGGGAATGCTGCTAAGCGCAGATATCGTGCTGGAACAACGCAGCCTGTTAGCCTGGTTGTTTGAGCCGATTTTAAGCCTAAAAGGGCGACTATAGCTCTAAGTAAAGAGCAACCAATAAACTTAAAAACATCTCAAGGAGAGATAATATGAAAAACCAAGATACCATGCAAGAGTTAACATTTGAGCAAGTAGAAGAAGTGAGTGGTGGTAATGCTTTATGGAGATTTATCGCTAGAAATATAATCACAAAGATGGGAGATGGCGAATTACCTCCTGGCTTTGGTGATGACTTTTGTCCTAACCCTGACTTACCTGCTCCTTAATATGACACTTATTCCTAACATTTAAAATATGCCTAGCAAGGCCACAAGCTTTGCTAGGCATATTCAGAGTGAACTATATGTGCTACATGTGCACCGGGTAACGGATAACCAAGATGTATTTAATTATTTTCCTATTTGTGGCATCACTTTTTTCTATACGAATTTTTGAAGTTTTCGATTCAGTATTGTTAGTGCAATTCTGGTTTCTAATTCATGCGCTGCTGATCCTCATTGCATTTTCATTCTTGTTATGGCGCAAAAAAATGATCAAATCAGTATTTGTTGTTTCATCATTTATTTTCATTTCATTTATTTACCTTAACAACCCCGAGCTTAATGGTTATTCTGTAGATGAAAAAGGTGAAGATAGATTTACAGAATCCAATTATCCAACAATTCAACCGAATGACATTATCATTTCAAAGCACTTCAACTTCTCACTACAACTAGGTGTGATGGTTGCAGTAAAAGTAGATGATAATTTACTGCGTAAGCGCATACATGCTATGCCTGGTGACCAAGTGCACATTTGTAATTCAGAAGTTTACGTTAACGGTATGAGGTATATGTATAGCAATAATTGGGTTGGAGAGTTAATTGATGATAGACAAAAATGCATAAAAAGAAATAGTGTATTTTTCTTATTAAATGATGAATATTTTGTCATTGGTGATAATGAAAAAAACAGTTATGACTCTAGAAGTTTTGGGCCAGTAAAAAAGGCGGATATTATTGCTCAATCACTATATGTTGTTCGTTTTAATGATTATAATCAACAAGTTATTCCCCTAGCTGTTACTTTCTCAAAAAGCCTAATTAAATAGATTTTCTATCGCTCAGTGATATCGTGCTGGAACAACGCAGCCTACTCTTTATCAATACTGGGCCTGGTTGTTCGAGCCGATTTTAAGCCTAAAAGGGCGACTATAGCTCTAAGCAAAGAGCAACCAATAAACTTAAAAACGTCTCAAGGAGAGATAGTATGCAAGAGTTAACATTTGAGCAAGTGGAAGAAGTGAATGGTGCATTTGGTGTGCCTGGCATGGGCCTTGGCGCAGTTATAGGTGCAGCGGGCTATCTTGGCAGTGCTGCAACGTCAGGTAGTTTTAGCTGGGGTGGTTTAGCTGCAGCAACAGGAACTGGAGCAGCCTCAGGAGCTATTGGTGGTCCGATTGGATCTGCTGCCGCCAGATATTTGCTCCCACGTGTTGCCGCTCTTGGTGGGGCAGCAACTGGCGCCCAATAATTATTTAAATTGCGGGGCTTGCACATTGTGTTGTAAGCCCCATTGGAGGGAAAGTGAAACTTGCATATCTTAGTCTATTTATGTTTGCTGTGCTTTACGTAGCTCTAGCTTTTTTTGACTTAGAGCGCTTTGCAATATTATTTGCAATATCTGTGCTCCCTATCAATATTTTTCACGGAAACAGAGATATAAAAGATTTTCATATGGATGATAAGAAGTATAAAGGAGTCCTTTTTCTTACATACCCTCCAGTGACGTTCTTCCTCTTAGTATTGACTCATCACTGGTGGTTAAGTTGATTTTAATTGAGATTAAAAGACCGTCAAATAAATTAATAGAACCACACACGCTATTAAGCCTACAAATGCGCTTAAGGGTATAAAATTGCTTGAAACGTCAAAATGATCTACCAATCCGAAGCCGCTGAATGCGGCCTGGCCTGTATTGCTATGGTGGCCAATCACCATGGACATCAGCTGGACTTAACTACCCTACGCAACCGCTACAGCGTGTCGCTTAAAGGCGCCAATTTACAACAGTTGATGCAGCTGGGTAACCAATTAGGTTTAACACCACGCGCATTAAAGCTGGATTTAGATGATTTAAAAAACCTTCGCACACCATGCATTTTGCACTGGGAAATGAACCATTTTGTGGTGCTGAAAAAAGTCCATCGCGATGGTATTACTATATTGGATCCCGCTATGGGTGAGCGGCGTTTATTATTAGCCGAAGTGGATAAAGCCTTTACTGGCGTAGCGCTAGAATTAAGCCCTAGCACTGAATTTAAAAAAGTTGATGAGCGAGTGCGCTTAGGCTTAACAGCCTTCTGGACCAAGGTGCAAGGCCTGGTGCCATCACTGGTTAAGCTGTTTATTTTGTCTTTGTTACTGCAGGTATTTGTGCTTGCCGCCCCTTATTACACCCAGTTGGTGGTAGATGAAGTACTGGTTAGCCAGGATAAGCCGTTGCTGGTGGTGCTGGCACTGGGCTTTGGCCTTATTATGCTGCTACAGGTTATTACCCAAACTTTACGCGGTTGGGTAGTACTGCAC
This window harbors:
- a CDS encoding alpha/beta hydrolase family protein — encoded protein: MRKTFYAVLLGTALCLTGYAHSTAVDIGYQQPVQAIVDIVDAAPTPSASLSPNGQTMLSLTYPALPVLADLAAPEYRLAGVRFNPANNGPTMPRYISALQLIDLASTKSKSISGLPADLKATNLTWSPDSRYLAFIQLEANQATLWRIDIAKAKASQWSKSRLNAIWGAGLQWSADSQAIYALTVPAKRGAEPVASKIPTGPVITEARGRTAPARTYQDLLKDKHDETLFSYYFTSQLVKISLKNKVTSIGKPTLFRSVEVSPDNQLVLVSRIEQPFSYAVPVSRFAYTSEVWSTAGKLVYTVAQNPVADNIPIAFDAVPTGRRYANWRSDLPATLYWAEAADGGDPANKAMVRDQLFQLAAPFTAEPQKLLDLSFRFSRLLTAADGTMLVWENWWQDRLEKVWRLTPDQNASLLWERSSEDRYNAPGSPLTTTAANGQRLLKLEQGQIYLTGVGASPEGNRPFIDKMTLATGTTERLWRSEAPFYEYAYSLLPSGKLLTQRESTDLPPDFYLRDLQSGELTALTQTPHPMPQTKGITRELINYKRADGIPMSATLLLPAGYQPERDGPLPTMIWAYPREFRSAAAAGQVSDSPYRFNRISYWTPQFLATQGYAVLDSATMPIVGEGDKEPNDSFIQQLVMNAEAAIAAGVSRKVTDPNRVAVGGHSYGAFMTAHLLAQTKLFKAGIARSGAYNRSLTPFGFQSEQRTLWDDTNLYTQLSPFFHAEKIKTPLLLIHGTDDNNSGTFPMQSERLYQAVKGLGGTTRLVMLPLESHGYRARESVLHMLWETVNWLDEFVKNAEPVKE
- a CDS encoding M48 family metallopeptidase; protein product: MSTVNYLAGYPEHIQQQAQALYTSGKLTTYLTEKYSQQHQIQSDKALYAYINDLKQQYLRNSPPLSQVKYDSKLKVIQHALGMHTYQSRMHGNKLKAHNSIRVAALFKQAPTEFLRMIVVHELAHFKEKEHNKAFYQLCQHMEPAYHQLEFDTRLWLLWRDKEACSLK
- a CDS encoding HlyD family secretion protein: MSEQGLFRANAVKQQGAKLDGDVIVAQPLSSSVLTIILVVVVIIIVIFLSVTSFNRKETVTGYLKPDMGLAKVVSTRAGVIQQLYVDDGQQVQAGDRLALIAIPEHLAAGESLTNTLFQGLLQQTELISLRKQQLQSQFMQQQAEFSARLTLSKNLLRDITAQHALLQQRLQLNQQRYQNYQALNNSGAISTMELQQQHELVLNIQQQLAELNANEQSQKAQIEQLSGQLQRLPSEQQQQLAMLDTDISRLKQQQTELHARGELLITAPIAGRVTNLVAEIGNNVQIGLPLLTIMPDNAELQAVLLVPTRAYGFVKVGQHTRLRFDAFPYQRFGLYQGQVIKTAQAIMMPNEVDMPVAVQEPVYRVEVALDSQQIRAYGNTVPLQSGMLLSADIVLEQRSLLAWLFEPILSLKGRL
- the lepB gene encoding signal peptidase I, whose product is MIKSVFVVSSFIFISFIYLNNPELNGYSVDEKGEDRFTESNYPTIQPNDIIISKHFNFSLQLGVMVAVKVDDNLLRKRIHAMPGDQVHICNSEVYVNGMRYMYSNNWVGELIDDRQKCIKRNSVFFLLNDEYFVIGDNEKNSYDSRSFGPVKKADIIAQSLYVVRFNDYNQQVIPLAVTFSKSLIK